The genomic stretch ACGTTTTCCTTTGGTGTTGTTAGCCTCTCGGCATTCACTGACTCGTACCTCCTTATGAAACATGAACAAAGCAGGGCTCCTTCCCTCCCGCAGGTTGTGTTGTCCTGCGTTCTTCGGTACTATGAGCCCCTCGGACTCCCTTCCTGCAGGCTACTCATTTCACCCCATGGCTTATAGAGCGTCTCTTTACGGGCTTCAAAAAAAAATTTCCGTGCAGGGGAGGGTCTCCCCAGTTCACTGCATCCTCTTTCCTACCATGCCGCTCCCTTTACGCCGGAGGATTCTTCGCTATTGTTCCAAGTTCTCCATAGCTTCCTTGGCCTTCGTCTAATTGCACAAGACTCGGCTTCCTCTTTTCCCTCTTGCGAGGCCTTTTTGACGACGCGGCAAGATTCACTTCATGTTACGGCCTGGTAGGTTGCTTGCCCTGTCTCTGACAGGTACTTTTGTCGATACGCTTCTACGCACAGATTTCGCCATACGTAGGTATCCTAGCTACGAAGGTGGCTTGGCCCCTCCTTCGGTTGGACTTTCACCAACTAGACGATACGCGCCTCTGGGCACGCTACAAACAAAAAACTCCCGCCAATTCCAATGGCAGAAGTTCCTAACTATTGATTCACGCAAACATCCAATCAATAACAGGTACGTGAAGGGCAATAATTAGCTATACCCATGAGGTAACTGCATTGGTCCAACCACTTGCACATGATGCTATTTCAAAGCTTATCCCTATTATTGAAATATCTTTGATGTAATTCTTTCTTCTCTCGTTATATATCTCTAGCAAATTCAACGTTATTCTGCCACAGTTCAATTCCAAGTAAACGTTCCCTCATTCCCTGAATACAATCAGAGCTTGCAATGTTAATTGAGAAAAGGCTGCCAATCGGCAGCCTTTTTCCTAGTATATAACTTGAATATAAAAAATGAAGTATAAGCGAAGCGAGAAGATCGTTCTGGAGAAACGAAGTGTTCGCCTTTGCAGCCGGATTCTCACCTTTAAATGTCTTAGGAAATCAAAGAATCTGGCTGCAACAGCGATCGTAGGAATGATCTTCTCGCGCAGCGCCCAAAACGTAAATTTCTACAAAATTTTTCCATTTTATTTTTCTATTTCAACAACAATCCAGTCTCGCTAGCAACTGTTTCATTTGTTTGATGCCTTCGCATTGAGAGGTTATGATCGCATTAAGAATCGGCTTTAGCATTGGACAGATATTGAATTGAAGTGCGTTGTGTGACATGCGTACAGCACCCTCGTGATGCGGAATCATTTCTCTCACAAAATTTGCATTTATACCATTTGTAATAGGGGCTGATCCCATTTCATAAAACATCGTTTTAGATATTTCTCCAAATCTATTCATGTATTGAGAGCGTTCATAATCAGTATTTGTTATTAAGCTGCACTTCTGCTGTATGTCTCGCATATTCATAATACTTTTTGTTTGTTCAGCAATAATGTGCAGTGCAATGCTTTGCAATTCCAGATTTGTAGTGTATCTCAAAATATTTTTAGACATTTCAATGGCTGCTGCGTGATGTGGAATCATCTGTCTAATAAAAATATCAGAAATACTATTGGTGAGCTGTACACTTGTCATTTCCCGAATCATGTTATTAAGTATGTTGAAGAAAGAATCTAGATAGGCTTTCGTCACAAGACTCAGTTCGTTATGACTACCCATTAGGCTAAAAGCTCCTTTTTTGAATAGTGTATTCTGCTCATTAGCAAATGTGCCCTTAATCTGAAACAGGGATCTCAATCACCCCATTGTATTCGGACATATAGTGCATCCCTTCGATTAGAAGATATTCCGGCTCATTTATCGTGTCAAATAACAGTGTACGTTCCTTCAGCCATCTGCCATCTGCTTGCATCGTAGAGTTTTGATTTACTGTCGTTTTCAACGGAGTAATCCCCGCTTGCGAATCAATAGATACGCCTTCCAGCCTCACATCTTCATCTGTGACGATCGTTACTTCAACTCCGTCTGCTGTCGTTGATACATCCTTCACCCTTAACTCTTTCCCATTAAGACTAATCGCTTCATCACCAAAGGATGCTAATGAAATCTTTTCTTCTAGCTTTTGATATCCAGCAAACTCTTTTATGACGAGCTCTAACTTATCCAGCTGTTCTGGCAATGAATCGAAGTGAATATAAAATTCAGTTCCACCAAAAGAAGATTGAGTGCCGCTTCCTAAATATGCTATTGGATGTCCATTGGCCTTTAATTCTATTCCACCTAACGCATTATCAACTTTATAAAGGTTCTCTACATTCAGCTTTCCATTGATTACTGTCATCATCGGCGTAGCCGTTATTGATTGGAATGTAATCGTGCCTTTATTGACTTTAAATTTCTTATTTATCGACTGTTTAATCTCTGTTTGCATCGCTTTATTGGGATCATAGGGAAAAGAAACCGTGCTTTCTTTTCTTACACCATTCTGGAAGGATTGCCAGAAGTGCAGCGTTAATTCTTTTGAAAAAGGACTAACATTATCAAACGACATCGAACCTTTAATCTCCGTTTGATTTTCATTCATGACTGACATGCCGCTTCTGGTGCTTGATTTCGTCAAAAAGCCAGTTATGTTTCTAGGACTAAAAAAACCACCATAATGATCATCTAGTCCATTTGGATTGTTTAAAGTGTAATACATTACCAGCTGATTCGCATCCGACATTATACCGTTAATGATAAGTTCTGTCCCATCTTCCAGCTTCGTCGTTTTTTCTACCATTTGTCCCATGCCTTTATCGTTCAATTGCTTTAACGTTCCCTCAATTAAATCATCAAAACCAAATAGCTGTTTTCCATAATAGGCAAAAGCATTGTAATTATTTCCGGATACAACTAAAGCAAATACAATAACTGCTGCGATCTTCCAAATTGGTGCGATTCGTTTCTTTCTTTTCGGAGCAGCCGCATTTAGAGCATCTCTTAATCTCATTTCCAGCTCTTCTGGTGCTGTTATAGACTCCATAAGCTGTTTCTCTTCAACTAATCTCTTCTCGACGTTATTCATCCACATCACCCCTATAATGATCTCTTAGCCTTTTCAATCCTTCAAATATTCTTGATTTTACGGTCCCAATTGAGACCTTAGTAATGTCAGCTATGGATTGGTAATCGAGATCATGAAAATATTTTAATTGTATCGCTTCTTTTTGATGCTCATTTATATGTAATAACAAAGCTTGAATGTCCATCTGTTGATCACTGCTGCAATATGGATCGTTAGTCGAAGCATGACCTAATTCCTTCTCATTGGTCTCATCCCAATCTTCTACTAACACCAGCTTTTTCTGCTTAAGAAGCAAGCTCTTACAACTATTTACCAAAATAGTCTTGCTCCAGCTGTAAAAGAACTCCTCCTTCCTGAGCTGATCAATCTTCTCATACACACTAACAATCATTTCCTCCATCGCATCCATTGCATCATGCTTATTTCCCATATAGGTGAAAGCAAGCTTATAATAGGCATCTTTTTCAGACATAATTAATTGAAGCAATGCTTCTTTATTTCCTTTCTTCGCTTTTTTCACCAAACGAATGACATCCATGCTTTCACCTCTCTCCCCTATAAGAGTATTGAGCTTGGTAAAAAGTTCATTTTAGCAGAAAATCAAATAGCCCACATCTTATTACCAAGTTGAGGGCTATTCAACACCTATTTCTTAATCCTAATTACTTTTTCTATCGCTTTCTTTAATGCATAGCCCGCACGGTTCCACGAAAGCTTTAGCGCGTCATGCCTCCCCCGCCTTCCTTTCATCTTGCACAAGTGAGGATTTTCATATGCTTTTCTCATCTGCCTTCGCAAGCTTACAAGACTCGGTTCTGCCCACAACTGCCCTTTTTCGGAGAACAATTGACGGAATTTCCGAGAAATAGATGATTTTCTGTTCATACTCATGATCGGGGGCTGCAATTGATATTGAACTAGGAACGAATTATATTTGGTTAAGAAGTCCATATGTCCACCCCAACCTGTAGCAATGACAGGGACACCGCTGGCCAGCGATTCTAGAAATGGCAAGCCAACGCCTTCTCCTCGTGTAGGAAGAACAAAGGCATGCCCCTGCGCATAAATGCGACGTAAACGGTTAGCATTTAAACGTCGAGTAATGATTTGAATGGGAGCGGTACTCTTGCTGATGTTCAAACTAGCTTTGTAGGCTTGTATTCGGCTGCGAATCCAGGGTTCATTTTCCCGGGAGCCATATCCGTTTGTTTTGATGATAAGACGAACATTATCGTTTGAAGAAAACTCCTCCCAATATGCTCTTAGCAAGGCTTCGGGATTTTTCCGGTGCTGAAATCCGAAAATAGATATAAAAGTAAATGTTTTATTCGATTTTTTTGAAGGCCATATTTTATTTTTAGGAGTAAACTTACGGGCATGCACGCCATGAGGAGCGATGATGATAGGAATTCTAATTCCGCTATTTCGCATAGCTTGCTTGTTATGGAGTGAAGGGACGCATACGGCATCGGCTTGATTGATCGGAGTACGCCAACGCTTAGGAATACGGGTCGTCTCCCAGACGGTATTGATTATAATCGTCTTGAAATGCTTCCTTTCCCTTCGTATGTTAAGCGTATTAGGGGCGTAATGATATATGAGCACGTTGCGCTTCTTTGAATATCTGGTCATTCGGCTTCTTTTGGTTCCGACCGCAGTACTCACCCCCTGCCGCCTTAATGCACGTACGTATTCTCTACTTGCAATTCCAAGACCAGAGGCTGACTTCAATGGCCCCTTCCATACCACTCGATAGGCGCTCGTCACTGACTCTTCATTCCTTGTTTTCGTACATAGCCTTTACGTTTATGAAATGAGATCGACCTATATCTTTGCGAGAGCACCTTAATTTTTTTCTTTGAAACCTGACCAATATTAGTATTTAACCCTTTATTCAATGCTTTCTTCAGAACTACTCCGCTGGGGTTATTGGAATATAGAAAATTGCCATACGTTTCGAATTCAGAAAAAGCGAATTGCTTCGATTTGTCCATCTTTCTTAAGATCGCAGAATACCAGCTTGATTGATGATTCGCTGAAATTTTTCTTTTTAGCTGTGCCAGCTTCGCCTTATTAATGAGCATGTAGTGGGTAACAAATGAGGTTGGTGCGGAAGCTTTTTTCCCTAGAAGTCTTCTGTACGTTTTGAAGTACTCAGGCTGGCTCCAATTGCGACAATAAAACACGGTCTTATTACCTGCTTTAAAAACATGAGGACGTATCAATACCGTATCAGCATCAATGACCAGGAAGTAATCGGAGCTGCACAACGTATCCCCGCTCATTTTCAACAATTGCTGAAACAGCCAACCGGATCTTTCCCATTTCTTAGTGCCGTAATGAATGTCTTTTTTGGTAATCGGAAGTACCGTGTTTTCATCGACAAATCTACAATTTTTTCTTCTGCAAAGCTCGATCATTTTTTTTCGCTTCGGAGCAACGATCAGTATTTGGCCAATTGGATGCTTCACTTGTTTTCTGGCGGCATCAATAACGTAAGGAAGTGTCTCTAAATCTTTCTCAATAGCTGGTATTAGAATATCTATTCTTTTTCTGCTAGATTGGCCCTTTATTACAGGAGGCATACCTTCAACTCCATTTTCAAGATGATTTGAATTATGATATGCCAGTATGGAACAAAAGAAATGGGCATCTATCTGTAAGAAAAATTCTGATCATTTATTTCTTTTCTATTACGTATTAACTACCACCGGCAACGCCGATTGCTTATTGCTCTAACTCATCAATTCCTGAGCATATCGCAGCCTTTGCCCATATTGGATTAGCATAGCCCGCTGGAGCATTCAAGTAAGGCAGCCAAGCATCATCATAGCCAGCAGCTTTCTTTACTGAAGCACAAGCATTTTCCATGCTATTTCCTTCTACCCATTCGCCATCAAAAATGAAATTATACTCTTTGTATGAGGCAGCTTTCATAACTGCTGCTTCTGTATAGTACTGCAAAGCCCGATCTGAGTGACCATGAACCTCCGACCATAGACCGTCTATAAACCGATGATATGGGGTTGACGCGGCTGCAAATACTCGGTCAATTCGCTTAATCATATCACCCTGGATCTTGTAAGTATCTGTATATTCCCGTTGCCATGGACCAGCACCAACAGAGCCAATTAACCCTCCGGTGAGTATCAATTTCCCGTCCTGAATTTCTGTATTGGACACGTTTGCGATTTCTACACCATTTTCCAACATATTCAGCTTTTCATCTGACCAGGTAGAAATGGTATATGTCGCAATAGTAGTGTGTGCACCGCTGTTAAATGAAACCCACACCACTTCAGGTCTGCCGTCACCGGTAAGATCCTCTACAGCTTTCACATCTGCCCTGCCGAAGCTTTCATCCGGAAAATCAAAGCTCTGAATATCGAATTCCCCATTCCTAAAGGCGATATATATTCCGTAAGCCACACGATGCTCGAACTTTCCTGATTGCTTATCTACTACATTCTCACGTAAAACGGTAACCCACTCTTCGGAAACCCCATCCTGATCAAAGTCCGCCTTCAAGACATTTATCGTTTCATTCCTATTGTCATAACCTGCTGTCTTGGATTCAAGCCACTCTGTCATATTACCTACAGGTTCACTTTGCTTACTGAGCTCCAGATTAATCTTGTGAATGATTCACACTCAACACAAAGAGAGATAGACAGCCTTTTTCAAGGAGTCTATCTCTCGGATGGAGAGCTATGAAGTGATCAGTAACCATTAAGCTCAAAGCGATAAATCAATATCATCCTTCGCTTGTGCCTTGTCATGCTCCCGTTTCTCGATCCAGCCACCAAGCCGGATGAAGAAGAATGCTGTAATGATCGTGAAAATAACTATGCCGTAAAAGCCCGCGCCAATTCCAATACCAACTCCACCAGCAAACAGAATCATCGCAGCCGAGGTTAAGCCTTTTACTTCAAATCCTGTTTTCATAATAAGCCCCGCACCAAGAAAGCCTAGGCCAGACACAATTTGAGCTGTTAAGCGCATCGGGTCCATCATGGTATTGTCGTACAATTGACCGTATACTCCCACGCTTTCAATCGAAATAATCGTGATAAGGGCCGAAGCAACCGTAACAAACGTATAGGTTTTTACGCCAGCAGGCTTGTTTTTGTGTGTTCTATCGAACCCTATTAATAATCCTAGAAAAGCACTGATAAAAACTCGGAAATAAATTTCATAATCAAAAAAGAATCCCGATAAAAATGACATAATATGCTGCATTACTATCCTTCCTTACATCTTTATTCTCTGTTTTTTGCATTCTCTTCATCCAATACTACATGAAATAGGCTCAGAAGTGAAATCAATAACTGTAGATGGCACAATTTGGGTCAATAATAAAAAACGTTCATCAAGTAAGGTTTCTACTTAATGAACGTTCTCTATATTGAATCAAGATACTATTAGAGCCAAGGTGAAACGGTTGTCGCCATCCTTATGGCGGTGGCGCGTTTCATTCCGGAGAAATATAGGCGGAGTATAAATGTGAAACTTATACATTCTTATATTTTATAAAAATATTAATTAAGCAGGTTGATATGCAAGGTTTTTTGCAAGCTCAGTCACTTTAACCAAACCTTCTTCGATAATAGCAGCTGCTTTGTCAGGCATTGCGTTGTGACCTTCAATAATAACTTCACCAATGATTTCCATACCGAATACACCGCCAAATACGTTGCGCATATAATTAACGGACATTTCCATTGGTGCAGCTTCAGGGCTTGAATAAACACCGCCGCGTGCATTTAGGAATACCGCTTTTTTATCAGTCATTAATTGAAGCATATTGCCTTGTGCATCATATTTAAATGCAAAACCTGCAGCGTAAACATAATCAACGAATGTTTGCAGTTTTGCTGGAATAGTCAAGTTCCAAAGCGGGAATGCAAATACAACTACATCTGTTGCAGTTAAAGCATCCATTGCTTTTTGTTTTGCAGCTAGAAGACGTTGTTCACCGTCTGTAAGCTCGCCGCCACTTTGAAGTTTACCAAATGCGCTGAATAGCTCTTGGCTTAGGTAAGGCATATCTTCTTCAAAAATATCGTACGTAGTTACGTTAAGGTTTTTTGCATCTTTTACAGCTTCCATAAATGTTTCGTACATTCTGCTTGATACGCCTTCTGCTGCTGGACGGTTGTTTGCTTTGATGACTAATACGTTCATGTTAATATTCCTCCGATGTGTTTTATAAATATTGTTTTGATCACTCTACTTTGTTTAGTATACATAGTTTTTAAAGTAACTGCAACTTCATTTCAAATGACATTTATAAAATGCATACGGTACAAATATCCAATCGCTGCTAGCACCCTCCGCATACTATACATGGTACACAAGAAACACGGGAGGTGAATGTCTCATGTCAGGATTAGTCGGTGGTGCAAACCATAGTATTGGCTTCATTCTCGTACTTTTCATTTTGCTCGTTATTATCTCATGCAGCTGCGGTATTTTCGGTGGCGGCTACTAATAATTTAAATTTATTTTCTCAATGACATATAGTCATTCACAGTAAAAGATGACGCTCATATGTATTTAATACGTAAGGAGGTTAGATGAACGATGTCCGGATTTGTTGGCGGTGCTTTCACAAATACTGGGACTATTTTAGTTCTTTTCATTTTATTGGTTATTATTGCGTGCAGCTGTGGGATTGTTGGCGGCAGCGGTAAAGGCTACTGAGCAATGTGAAACGGCTGTCGCTATCTTTATGGCGGTGGCGCGTTTCAATAACCTCCTCTACAAAAAAAAGCCCATTCGATGGGCTTTTTTTTGTCATTTCTTCCGCTTCAATGCCATTTCCGCAAAATTCGTCAAATGTTCCTATAAACTGCGACGAGCATCTGACAACCTTTTTCTTTAATATAAGCTATTCTTGATTTGTCCCTATGCAAGAGAATACTTAGATATTCCAATTATTTTCTAAAAGAAAGAGGAGATCAAACATGCTGATAAAAAAGAAAACGGACATTACGTTTATTTTAGAAAACTTTAACGATCTAGCACAATGGGATGCCATAGGAAATAAATATTATTTTGTATTCTCCGATCGCAAGCGCGGTGGCCAGTGGACTTTAATGAGCTATGGTGAGGATCGCTACAGCATACATGGACTTGGAGAAGCGTATATGGATGAGTCTGAGTTTTTCTTTGAGAAGGAGAGCCAAATTCACTCTTTTCTGTGGGAAAATCGTTCTGCTTTCAACGCCGCATTAAAGCCTTCCTCCATGTGCAGTTAATTTACGTTAGTATACTATCCTATATTTCAAAAAAACACATAAAAATGTGTTTTTTTGTTGTCATTCCCGTAGGAACTGATTTATCAATCAGCCATATTACAAGCTTATCCCTTTATAGCTTATTTTCTGCTGCAGCATTGCTGCCAGATCCTCTGCTTTATCCCATACGAATGGACGTATCGGATGAGATTGAATAGAAAGCTGATCAATTGAGCTTCGTTTGATCGTCCATGTAACAGGCATATTTTTACTAATCGCGTAGCCTGCTGCAAAATAAACCTCCGGTGAATGATTCGTTAGATCCGCAATAATGAAATTGCCATCCAAAATCTGCTCGATGGAATGATTATTATGGGTGCCCCATTTCGTCTGACAAAACAATTTTGGAATATAACCGCACTGCTCCATTTTAGGAAAAACAACCTCTTCCCATTCATTTCGCAAGTCAACATCCTCAGCTAGCAAAATAAAGCAATCCTTCGCCTTACCTCCGCCAATACTAGCAGCAGCTTCGCTCCAGCCTTTTTCCGTTAGCTTGAAGTTCATTCCTTCTCGGATGATCAGTCGAGCTTCCTTTAGCTTCTCAATAATATAAACAAGCTCCTGCAGATTAGGAGAATAAGTTAAGTTGTAGCTTTGAGATAGCGGGTGAATAAGGACCGGCTCACCTGGTCCTTCCGAATGTCTGTATAAATATTGCAGCAATCGAGCTTCCTTCTGTTCAATCGTTATAGGAATGGTAGGCGAATTGCCAATCTCCACTAGCTTCTCTGTTGATAACGCGACAACCTCGCCTAGCTCTGAGCGCTCTCGTATATATGCCGATACAATCGGAAATTGTTTACTCTTGGCTAAATAGGAGAAAGCGTTAATCGCAGCATAGCTTTCACTTTCCAGGCGATAAGAGCCTTTAGGTGCGCAATGACAGCCCAAGTACAGATCATAGCCGCTTTCTTCTTCAAATGGTACAATCTCCGAGCAAAACAAACATCGTTTTTTTTCCATTATCGATAACCCCCAATACGTATAGCATTCGCTAATCTTAACGAATATTAGGGCGATACAGTCATTAATAATTTTTAATGCGCATGGTATTAATTACCGTTTGTAGTTATTTTTCTTAAAATGCTGTGATGAGATGGATATTATCTATAAACGAATCCACAATAACAGAAATAGCT from Paenibacillus sp. FSL H8-0548 encodes the following:
- a CDS encoding DUF305 domain-containing protein, whose product is MGSHNELSLVTKAYLDSFFNILNNMIREMTSVQLTNSISDIFIRQMIPHHAAAIEMSKNILRYTTNLELQSIALHIIAEQTKSIMNMRDIQQKCSLITNTDYERSQYMNRFGEISKTMFYEMGSAPITNGINANFVREMIPHHEGAVRMSHNALQFNICPMLKPILNAIITSQCEGIKQMKQLLARLDCC
- a CDS encoding DUF4179 domain-containing protein produces the protein MNNVEKRLVEEKQLMESITAPEELEMRLRDALNAAAPKRKKRIAPIWKIAAVIVFALVVSGNNYNAFAYYGKQLFGFDDLIEGTLKQLNDKGMGQMVEKTTKLEDGTELIINGIMSDANQLVMYYTLNNPNGLDDHYGGFFSPRNITGFLTKSSTRSGMSVMNENQTEIKGSMSFDNVSPFSKELTLHFWQSFQNGVRKESTVSFPYDPNKAMQTEIKQSINKKFKVNKGTITFQSITATPMMTVINGKLNVENLYKVDNALGGIELKANGHPIAYLGSGTQSSFGGTEFYIHFDSLPEQLDKLELVIKEFAGYQKLEEKISLASFGDEAISLNGKELRVKDVSTTADGVEVTIVTDEDVRLEGVSIDSQAGITPLKTTVNQNSTMQADGRWLKERTLLFDTINEPEYLLIEGMHYMSEYNGVIEIPVSD
- a CDS encoding sigma-70 family RNA polymerase sigma factor, with the protein product MDVIRLVKKAKKGNKEALLQLIMSEKDAYYKLAFTYMGNKHDAMDAMEEMIVSVYEKIDQLRKEEFFYSWSKTILVNSCKSLLLKQKKLVLVEDWDETNEKELGHASTNDPYCSSDQQMDIQALLLHINEHQKEAIQLKYFHDLDYQSIADITKVSIGTVKSRIFEGLKRLRDHYRGDVDE
- a CDS encoding glycosyltransferase gives rise to the protein MRNSGIRIPIIIAPHGVHARKFTPKNKIWPSKKSNKTFTFISIFGFQHRKNPEALLRAYWEEFSSNDNVRLIIKTNGYGSRENEPWIRSRIQAYKASLNISKSTAPIQIITRRLNANRLRRIYAQGHAFVLPTRGEGVGLPFLESLASGVPVIATGWGGHMDFLTKYNSFLVQYQLQPPIMSMNRKSSISRKFRQLFSEKGQLWAEPSLVSLRRQMRKAYENPHLCKMKGRRGRHDALKLSWNRAGYALKKAIEKVIRIKK
- a CDS encoding DUF6492 family protein → MPPVIKGQSSRKRIDILIPAIEKDLETLPYVIDAARKQVKHPIGQILIVAPKRKKMIELCRRKNCRFVDENTVLPITKKDIHYGTKKWERSGWLFQQLLKMSGDTLCSSDYFLVIDADTVLIRPHVFKAGNKTVFYCRNWSQPEYFKTYRRLLGKKASAPTSFVTHYMLINKAKLAQLKRKISANHQSSWYSAILRKMDKSKQFAFSEFETYGNFLYSNNPSGVVLKKALNKGLNTNIGQVSKKKIKVLSQRYRSISFHKRKGYVRKQGMKSQ
- a CDS encoding MgtC/SapB family protein, translated to MQHIMSFLSGFFFDYEIYFRVFISAFLGLLIGFDRTHKNKPAGVKTYTFVTVASALITIISIESVGVYGQLYDNTMMDPMRLTAQIVSGLGFLGAGLIMKTGFEVKGLTSAAMILFAGGVGIGIGAGFYGIVIFTIITAFFFIRLGGWIEKREHDKAQAKDDIDLSL
- a CDS encoding FMN-dependent NADH-azoreductase, with amino-acid sequence MNVLVIKANNRPAAEGVSSRMYETFMEAVKDAKNLNVTTYDIFEEDMPYLSQELFSAFGKLQSGGELTDGEQRLLAAKQKAMDALTATDVVVFAFPLWNLTIPAKLQTFVDYVYAAGFAFKYDAQGNMLQLMTDKKAVFLNARGGVYSSPEAAPMEMSVNYMRNVFGGVFGMEIIGEVIIEGHNAMPDKAAAIIEEGLVKVTELAKNLAYQPA
- the yjcZ gene encoding sporulation protein YjcZ, which codes for MSGLVGGANHSIGFILVLFILLVIISCSCGIFGGGY
- a CDS encoding sporulation protein YjcZ encodes the protein MSGFVGGAFTNTGTILVLFILLVIIACSCGIVGGSGKGY